In the genome of Mycobacterium kansasii ATCC 12478, one region contains:
- the pcp gene encoding pyroglutamyl-peptidase I: MSQVLVTGFGAYGNTPANPAQLTAEALDGRIIAGATVTARIVPNVFFESIAVTQQAIADVRPDLVVMLGEYPGRAVITVERLAQNINDCGRYGLADNAGTVLVGEQTDPAGPVAYHATVPIRAMVVAMRKAGVPADISDAAGTFVCNHLMYGVLHHIAKNGLPIRAGWIHLPCLPSVAALEHNLGAPSMSVETAVAGVAAGIEAAVRQLSDIGKPVRSRLQI, translated from the coding sequence ATGTCGCAGGTACTGGTCACCGGATTCGGAGCGTACGGCAACACGCCCGCCAACCCGGCGCAGCTCACCGCCGAGGCGCTGGACGGTCGTATCATCGCCGGCGCCACAGTGACCGCCCGCATCGTGCCGAATGTGTTCTTCGAGTCGATCGCCGTAACGCAGCAGGCCATCGCCGACGTTCGGCCGGACCTGGTGGTCATGTTGGGCGAATATCCGGGCCGCGCCGTGATCACCGTCGAGCGACTCGCGCAAAACATCAACGATTGCGGACGATACGGGCTTGCCGACAACGCCGGCACGGTTCTGGTCGGAGAGCAGACGGACCCGGCCGGCCCCGTCGCCTACCATGCGACGGTACCGATCCGCGCCATGGTCGTAGCCATGCGCAAGGCCGGTGTGCCGGCCGACATCTCCGATGCCGCCGGAACGTTCGTCTGCAATCACCTGATGTACGGCGTCTTGCACCACATCGCGAAGAACGGCCTGCCGATCCGCGCCGGCTGGATTCATCTGCCGTGCCTGCCCAGCGTTGCCGCCCTGGAGCACAACCTCGGCGCTCCCAGCATGTCTGTGGAAACAGCGGTCGCCGGGGTCGCTGCGGGTATCGAGGCCGCCGTTCGACAATTGTCTGATATCGGCAAACCCGTCCGGTCTCGATTGCAGATCTGA
- the dcd gene encoding dCTP deaminase, with protein MLLSDRDLRAEISAGRLGIDPFDDSLVQPSSVDVRLDCLFRVFNNTRYTHIDPARQQDELTSLVEPATGDPFVLHPGEFVLASTLELFTLPDDLAGRLEGKSSLGRLGLLTHSTAGFIDPGFSGHITLELSNVANLPIALWPGMKIGQLCILRLTSPAEHPYGSSGVGSKYQGQRGPTPSRSYVNFIRST; from the coding sequence GTGCTGCTCTCTGACCGTGACCTCAGAGCCGAAATCTCCGCCGGACGACTGGGCATCGACCCGTTCGACGACAGCCTGGTGCAGCCGTCCAGCGTCGACGTCCGACTCGACTGCCTGTTTCGGGTCTTCAACAACACTCGCTACACCCACATCGATCCCGCCAGGCAGCAGGACGAGCTGACCAGCCTGGTGGAGCCGGCCACAGGAGATCCGTTCGTCCTACACCCCGGCGAGTTTGTGCTGGCCTCGACGTTGGAGCTGTTCACGCTGCCCGACGATCTCGCCGGACGGCTGGAAGGCAAGTCGTCGCTGGGCCGGCTGGGATTGCTCACCCACTCCACCGCCGGCTTCATCGATCCCGGCTTCAGTGGCCACATCACGCTGGAGCTGTCCAACGTCGCCAACCTGCCGATAGCGCTGTGGCCGGGAATGAAAATCGGCCAGTTGTGCATTCTGCGATTGACCAGCCCGGCTGAGCACCCGTACGGGAGCAGCGGTGTCGGATCCAAGTATCAAGGTCAGCGCGGCCCGACGCCGTCGCGTTCCTATGTGAACTTCATACGTTCTACATAG
- a CDS encoding DUF7159 family protein — protein MDVVLGISMAPTAVRMALVEGQDGDGLIVEEDTFPVGPDPSTTSAPDQVIAAILGTREGAVEAGLRLSSVGVTCPDDTSAAALRDVLAAHKLENVMLVSAFLAAAALGQAVGGAVGYERTAVLFIEPDTATLAVVDTADGSVSEVRRQLLSQDDNMAAAEVVDMVAGVESMPSRPDGVYVVGTGVDIALIKPALEAATSLTVSVPEEDEMALARGAALAAGNAPLFASSTAALAYAHDLPDPDLRRDEFVAGSVPDDSAGRRSALLIGSAVAVIAIAAVVALEVALAINIRPTVALLPKPSENHLVTPTDPAPAPTQVAAAPQPKIDLPRPAEAPRAASPQLPAPLPAASVAEAPVLPALPAPVLPAPKVPVRQIAPAPDPAVVVPPLLPFLVPPVLATGPETLLRPPVPQAPAQLPRPQPQAPAPRVEVPASPPRIVSPVPRKPVRQPPPVLAPSPNPGHSPGGGAGVPGRRGPGGGPGGKGPIGGKGPLGGKGPVGGGGPFGGGGHGGGGHGGFGGGHGPLGGGGHGGGHGGFGGGHGPR, from the coding sequence TTGGACGTTGTACTCGGCATTTCGATGGCACCGACCGCGGTTCGGATGGCGTTGGTCGAAGGCCAAGACGGCGACGGCCTGATCGTCGAAGAAGACACCTTCCCCGTCGGCCCGGACCCGTCCACCACTAGCGCACCCGACCAGGTGATCGCCGCGATTCTGGGCACCAGGGAGGGCGCGGTCGAGGCCGGCTTGCGGCTTTCCTCCGTGGGCGTGACGTGCCCCGACGACACGTCGGCGGCGGCACTGCGCGACGTGCTGGCCGCCCACAAGCTCGAAAACGTCATGCTGGTTTCGGCGTTTCTGGCTGCGGCCGCGTTGGGGCAGGCGGTCGGCGGTGCCGTCGGCTACGAGCGGACGGCGGTGTTGTTCATCGAGCCGGACACGGCGACGTTGGCGGTGGTGGACACCGCCGACGGGTCGGTCAGCGAGGTGCGCCGGCAGCTGCTGTCCCAGGACGACAACATGGCGGCGGCCGAGGTGGTCGACATGGTCGCCGGCGTCGAGTCGATGCCGTCCCGTCCCGACGGTGTGTACGTGGTGGGCACTGGCGTCGACATTGCCCTGATCAAACCCGCGCTCGAAGCGGCGACGTCGCTGACGGTAAGCGTGCCGGAGGAAGACGAGATGGCGCTGGCTCGGGGTGCGGCGCTGGCGGCGGGCAACGCGCCGTTGTTCGCTTCCTCCACCGCGGCTCTGGCGTACGCGCACGATCTGCCCGATCCCGACCTTCGTCGCGATGAGTTCGTCGCCGGCTCCGTGCCCGACGACTCTGCCGGCCGCCGGTCGGCCCTCTTGATCGGTAGTGCAGTCGCGGTGATCGCCATCGCCGCGGTGGTGGCGCTCGAAGTTGCCCTGGCGATCAATATCCGCCCGACCGTCGCCCTGCTGCCCAAGCCCAGCGAGAACCATCTCGTCACGCCGACGGACCCTGCTCCCGCGCCCACGCAGGTCGCGGCGGCTCCGCAGCCGAAGATCGACCTGCCGCGGCCAGCTGAGGCACCCCGAGCCGCGAGCCCGCAACTACCGGCTCCATTGCCTGCGGCCTCGGTCGCGGAGGCTCCGGTTCTACCGGCCTTACCGGCTCCGGTGTTGCCGGCTCCGAAGGTTCCGGTTCGGCAGATTGCGCCCGCACCTGATCCGGCCGTCGTGGTGCCGCCGCTGTTGCCGTTCCTGGTGCCCCCGGTCCTTGCGACTGGTCCCGAGACGCTGCTGCGCCCGCCGGTGCCCCAGGCCCCGGCGCAACTGCCGCGGCCCCAACCGCAGGCGCCCGCACCTCGCGTCGAGGTTCCGGCGTCGCCACCGCGGATCGTGAGTCCGGTTCCGCGCAAGCCGGTCCGACAGCCTCCTCCGGTCCTGGCGCCGTCACCCAATCCGGGGCATAGCCCCGGTGGTGGTGCCGGTGTCCCCGGCCGCCGCGGTCCAGGCGGCGGTCCCGGCGGTAAGGGCCCGATAGGCGGTAAGGGGCCGCTCGGTGGTAAGGGTCCCGTCGGGGGCGGCGGCCCCTTTGGAGGCGGCGGCCACGGTGGTGGTGGCCACGGCGGCTTCGGCGGTGGGCACGGACCCTTGGGAGGCGGCGGCCACGGTGGTGGTCACGGCGGCTTCGGCGGTGGGCACGGACCCAGATAG
- a CDS encoding DUF7159 family protein encodes MDTVLGVSMAPTAVRMVLVEGENGDGALVDQDQFDVSGDGDAATISAAQQVVSAILGTREGAYEGGYQLTSTGVTWRDPAQAAALREALANQKIEKVVLVSAFLAAAALAQAVGNETNYAHTALLFIEPETATLAVVDSADGSIADIQRQLLSDDDDTAVAQLTELVSAAESLETHPDAIFVVGSGIDIPMIKPALETATALPVTAAEEPDTALARGAALASANTPLFVSSTAALAYAQDPGTGALDPNRLDAAYFNDVSDSVQTGEGPLAYSAVPDSVVADSAVPDDQPERKPFPLLASIVTSIFVIGVAALALSLAVSIRSSTDVKPDPGHNVVTPSAPAPAAHAPAPKPQAPAPTPQAPTPQAPAPPEPAPAPQAPAPAPRAPAPAPQAPAPAPAPVPEAPAPAPAPAPVPAAPAPAPVPIPVPVQIPVPPIFGPGGGGGFPGGGDDGDDHGGGRGGGHGRGHGRGGFNIPFIPGL; translated from the coding sequence TTGGACACCGTACTTGGTGTGTCGATGGCGCCAACCGCAGTCCGGATGGTGCTTGTTGAAGGCGAAAACGGCGACGGCGCACTAGTTGACCAGGACCAGTTCGACGTCTCCGGTGACGGGGATGCGGCGACTATCAGTGCGGCCCAGCAGGTGGTATCGGCGATCCTGGGCACCCGGGAAGGCGCCTATGAGGGTGGCTACCAGCTGACCTCGACCGGTGTGACCTGGCGGGATCCGGCCCAGGCCGCAGCGCTGCGTGAAGCGCTGGCCAACCAAAAAATCGAGAAGGTCGTGCTGGTCTCGGCATTCTTGGCTGCGGCGGCCCTGGCCCAAGCGGTTGGCAACGAGACCAACTATGCGCACACGGCGCTGCTGTTCATCGAGCCGGAGACCGCGACCCTCGCGGTGGTGGACAGCGCGGATGGCTCGATCGCCGACATCCAGCGACAGCTGCTTTCCGACGACGACGACACCGCAGTTGCCCAGTTGACCGAGCTGGTCTCGGCCGCCGAAAGCCTGGAGACACATCCGGACGCCATATTCGTCGTCGGCTCCGGTATCGACATCCCGATGATCAAGCCGGCGCTGGAGACCGCGACTGCGCTTCCGGTGACCGCGGCGGAGGAACCCGATACCGCGCTGGCCCGAGGCGCGGCACTGGCTTCGGCTAACACCCCCCTCTTCGTGTCGTCTACGGCCGCGTTGGCCTACGCACAAGATCCCGGTACCGGCGCGCTGGACCCGAACCGGCTCGATGCCGCCTACTTCAACGACGTCTCCGACAGCGTGCAAACCGGCGAGGGGCCGTTGGCTTACAGCGCCGTCCCGGACAGCGTCGTCGCCGACAGTGCGGTCCCCGATGACCAGCCCGAGCGCAAGCCGTTCCCGCTGCTCGCGAGCATCGTGACGTCGATCTTCGTCATTGGCGTTGCGGCCCTTGCGCTTTCGCTGGCCGTCAGTATCCGGTCGTCAACCGATGTAAAGCCCGACCCCGGCCACAACGTCGTGACACCGTCGGCGCCCGCGCCGGCAGCTCACGCTCCCGCCCCGAAACCGCAGGCTCCCGCGCCGACACCGCAAGCCCCGACACCGCAAGCACCGGCTCCGCCGGAACCCGCACCGGCTCCGCAGGCTCCGGCACCGGCTCCCCGGGCTCCGGCACCGGCTCCCCAAGCTCCCGCGCCAGCTCCGGCTCCGGTTCCAGAGGCTCCTGCGCCCGCGCCCGCGCCGGCTCCGGTGCCGGCGGCTCCCGCCCCGGCGCCGGTGCCCATTCCGGTACCCGTTCAGATACCGGTGCCCCCGATCTTTGGTCCCGGTGGTGGCGGCGGCTTCCCGGGTGGCGGCGATGACGGCGATGACCATGGCGGCGGCCGCGGTGGTGGCCATGGTCGTGGGCATGGTCGCGGCGGTTTCAACATCCCCTTTATCCCCGGCCTCTGA
- a CDS encoding UDP-glucose dehydrogenase family protein has product MRCTVFGTGYLGATHAVGMAELGHEVLGVDIDPGKVAKLAGGDIPFYEPGLRKLLTDNLTAGRLQFTTDYDLAADFADVHFLGVGTPQKRGEYGADLRHVHSVIDALVPRLTRASVLIGKSTVPVGTAAELGRRAAALTPRNVTVEIAWNPEFLREGFAVRDTLHPDRIVLGVQDDSTRAEEAVRELYGPLLQAGVPFLVTDLQTAELVKVSANAFLATKISFINAISEVCESAGADVSLLADALGYDPRIGRQCLTAGLGFGGGCLPKDIRAFMARAGELGANQALTFLREVDSINMRRRSRMVELATIACGGSLLGANIAVLGAAFKPESDDVRDSPALNVAGQLQLNGAAVNVYDPKALDNAHRLFPTLNYAVSVAEACERADAVLVLTEWREFVDLDPDDLADRVRARVIVDGRNCLDVARWERSGWRVFRLGARAPVGDTQNRA; this is encoded by the coding sequence GTGAGATGTACCGTCTTCGGCACCGGCTACCTGGGTGCCACCCACGCCGTCGGAATGGCGGAACTCGGGCACGAAGTGCTGGGGGTGGATATCGATCCCGGCAAGGTTGCCAAACTGGCCGGCGGCGATATTCCATTCTACGAGCCCGGTTTGCGAAAGCTGTTGACCGACAATCTGACTGCTGGTCGTCTGCAGTTCACCACCGACTACGATCTGGCCGCCGACTTCGCCGACGTGCACTTCCTGGGTGTCGGCACACCGCAGAAGAGAGGCGAATACGGTGCGGACCTCCGTCATGTCCACTCCGTCATCGACGCGCTGGTACCGCGGCTGACCAGGGCGTCGGTCCTCATCGGCAAGTCGACGGTGCCGGTGGGTACCGCGGCCGAACTGGGGCGCCGGGCCGCTGCGCTGACTCCTCGGAATGTGACCGTCGAAATCGCGTGGAACCCGGAATTCCTGCGCGAGGGATTCGCGGTCCGTGACACGTTGCACCCCGACCGCATTGTGCTTGGCGTACAGGATGATTCGACGCGTGCCGAGGAAGCGGTGCGTGAACTGTACGGCCCGCTGCTGCAGGCCGGCGTGCCGTTTCTGGTGACCGACCTGCAGACCGCCGAGCTGGTCAAGGTATCGGCGAATGCCTTTCTGGCGACCAAGATCTCGTTCATCAATGCGATTTCGGAGGTGTGCGAGTCCGCAGGCGCCGACGTCAGCCTGTTGGCCGACGCGCTCGGGTACGACCCACGCATCGGGCGCCAATGCCTCACCGCTGGTTTGGGTTTCGGTGGCGGTTGCCTGCCCAAGGACATCCGCGCGTTCATGGCCCGCGCCGGTGAACTCGGTGCCAACCAGGCGCTGACGTTCCTGCGCGAAGTGGACAGCATCAACATGCGCCGGCGCAGTCGCATGGTAGAGCTGGCCACGATAGCGTGCGGCGGTTCGCTGCTGGGTGCCAACATCGCGGTGCTCGGCGCGGCATTCAAGCCCGAATCCGACGACGTGCGAGACTCGCCGGCGCTCAACGTCGCGGGCCAGCTGCAGCTCAACGGTGCTGCGGTCAACGTGTACGACCCGAAGGCCCTCGACAATGCACATCGGCTGTTCCCCACCCTGAACTACGCGGTCTCGGTTGCGGAGGCCTGCGAGCGCGCGGATGCCGTGCTGGTGCTTACCGAATGGCGTGAGTTCGTCGACCTCGACCCCGACGACCTGGCCGACCGGGTGCGGGCCCGCGTCATTGTCGACGGCCGCAACTGCCTCGACGTCGCCCGCTGGGAGCGCTCGGGCTGGCGGGTGTTCCGCCTCGGTGCCCGGGCTCCGGTGGGTGACACTCAGAACCGCGCCTGA
- a CDS encoding ArsR/SmtB family transcription factor has product MAGQSNRKAALLEQISRVGKALGNGRRLQILDLLAQGERTVEAIATATGMNLTTASANLQALKSGGLVEARRDGTRQYYRLAGDDVARLFALVQVVADEHLADVAVAAAAVLGSPEDAITREELLRRQKSGEVTLVDVRPHEEYQAGHIPGAINIPVAELAGRLAELPADRDIVAYCRGAYCVMAPDAVHIARTAGRAAMRLDDGMLEWRLAGLPVHEGEAVRTP; this is encoded by the coding sequence ATGGCCGGACAGTCCAATCGCAAGGCGGCGCTGCTGGAGCAGATCTCTCGGGTAGGTAAGGCGCTGGGTAACGGCCGGCGATTGCAGATCCTCGACCTGCTCGCCCAGGGTGAACGCACGGTCGAGGCGATCGCGACTGCGACGGGGATGAACCTGACTACGGCATCGGCTAATCTGCAGGCGCTGAAGAGCGGCGGCCTGGTCGAGGCTCGCCGCGACGGGACCCGCCAGTACTACCGGCTCGCCGGGGATGACGTGGCGAGGCTGTTCGCGTTGGTGCAAGTCGTCGCCGATGAGCATCTGGCCGACGTGGCAGTCGCGGCCGCGGCGGTGCTCGGCTCGCCCGAGGATGCGATCACCCGCGAGGAGCTGCTGCGCCGGCAGAAGTCCGGTGAGGTAACGCTCGTTGACGTGCGACCGCATGAGGAATATCAGGCCGGCCATATCCCGGGTGCCATCAATATCCCGGTAGCCGAACTGGCCGGCCGGCTCGCCGAACTACCGGCCGACCGCGACATCGTTGCCTACTGCCGTGGCGCCTATTGCGTCATGGCCCCCGACGCAGTCCATATTGCTCGCACCGCGGGCCGCGCGGCGATGCGGCTCGACGACGGAATGCTCGAATGGCGGTTGGCCGGCCTGCCGGTGCATGAAGGCGAGGCAGTTCGAACGCCGTAG
- the mddA gene encoding methanethiol S-methyltransferase — protein sequence MRRVLVVGYGAICYLIFVAAFLYAIGFVGNLLVPRTVDNGITASTSEAVVVNVVLLGLFAVQHSVMARPWFKSRWTRLVPATVERSTYVLLSSLLLFLLFWQWRTMPAVIWAVSWPPAKLLVLGLFWLGWIIVFTSTFMINHFDLFGLRQVYLAARARSYSHLEFRTTMLYRLVRHPIMLGFIVAFWATPTMTAGHLLFAVMTTGYILVALPLEEHDLSRALGDDYRRYRNRVPMLIPGLLLHRQRRTLHTGPAGTATK from the coding sequence ATGAGACGGGTATTGGTAGTCGGGTACGGAGCGATTTGCTACCTGATCTTCGTAGCGGCATTCCTTTACGCGATCGGTTTCGTCGGCAATCTGCTCGTGCCGCGCACCGTAGACAACGGCATCACAGCGTCCACGTCCGAGGCGGTTGTGGTCAATGTCGTTCTGTTAGGGCTCTTCGCAGTGCAACACAGCGTGATGGCGCGCCCGTGGTTCAAGTCACGGTGGACCCGGCTGGTGCCGGCAACAGTGGAGCGCAGCACTTACGTGCTGTTGTCGAGCCTGCTGTTGTTCCTGCTGTTCTGGCAATGGCGAACGATGCCTGCCGTCATCTGGGCCGTCAGTTGGCCGCCGGCGAAACTTCTTGTGCTGGGCCTGTTTTGGCTTGGCTGGATCATCGTGTTCACATCGACATTCATGATCAACCATTTCGACCTCTTCGGCCTGCGACAGGTCTACCTGGCCGCGCGTGCGCGGTCCTACAGCCACCTCGAATTCCGAACCACAATGCTCTACCGGTTGGTACGACACCCGATCATGCTGGGGTTCATCGTGGCGTTCTGGGCAACACCCACGATGACTGCCGGCCATCTACTGTTCGCGGTAATGACGACCGGTTACATTCTGGTCGCGCTGCCTCTGGAAGAACATGACCTGAGCCGGGCGCTGGGCGATGACTACCGGCGATACCGTAACCGGGTGCCCATGCTCATTCCCGGGCTTCTCCTGCACAGGCAACGCCGTACGCTGCACACCGGTCCAGCGGGGACGGCAACCAAGTAA
- a CDS encoding class I SAM-dependent methyltransferase, protein MFSAGQSDLAVEQREHWQDTYRAHPAMYGPGPSLPAGYALEVFQAAGANRVLELAAGQGRDSLHFARAGLQVLATDFSDVAVAQLRRTAHSQRLGGRVRAIVHDLREPLPVEIGSFDAVFAHMALCMALSTKEIHAVVAEVRRALKPGGKFIYTVRHTRDEHYGMGQCHGDDIFECGGFAVHFFSRELVASLADDWVLEDVSAFAEGELPRRLWRVTVAKPT, encoded by the coding sequence ATGTTCTCCGCCGGGCAGTCGGACCTGGCCGTGGAACAGCGCGAACACTGGCAGGACACCTACCGGGCGCACCCGGCGATGTATGGGCCCGGCCCGTCCCTGCCGGCCGGGTACGCACTCGAGGTCTTCCAGGCTGCCGGGGCCAACCGGGTGCTGGAATTGGCGGCCGGCCAGGGCCGGGACAGCCTCCATTTCGCCCGCGCGGGTCTGCAGGTGCTGGCCACCGATTTCAGCGACGTAGCGGTTGCACAGCTGCGCCGAACCGCGCATTCGCAGCGCCTGGGTGGTCGGGTGCGGGCAATCGTGCACGACCTGCGCGAGCCACTGCCCGTCGAGATCGGGTCCTTTGATGCCGTTTTCGCCCACATGGCGTTGTGTATGGCACTGTCCACCAAGGAGATTCATGCGGTCGTCGCCGAGGTTCGCCGGGCGTTGAAGCCGGGCGGGAAGTTCATCTACACCGTTCGGCACACCCGCGATGAGCATTACGGCATGGGACAGTGTCACGGCGACGACATCTTCGAGTGCGGCGGATTCGCCGTGCATTTCTTCTCCCGCGAGCTGGTTGCCAGCCTGGCTGACGACTGGGTACTCGAAGACGTGTCCGCCTTCGCAGAAGGTGAATTGCCCCGGAGGCTATGGCGGGTCACCGTCGCCAAGCCGACGTAG
- a CDS encoding NAD(P)/FAD-dependent oxidoreductase, with product MSKTIVILGAGVGGLTTADSLRQLLPPEDRIILVDRSFDGVLGLSLLWVLRGWRRPDEVRFRASPTSLPGVELVTATVGRIDVATRAVHTSNGVLGYDALVIALGATLDEAAVPGLAKALQAGVAGQFYTLDGAMELHTKVDALDRGRIAVLVAAVPFKCPAAPFEAAFLMAAQLGDRFASGAVRIDTFTPDPLPMPVAGPEVGQALVAMLEDRGIGFHGRKAVTAVDPADRTLHFGDGTTESFDLLAVVPPHVPSAAARSAGLGESGWIPVDPQALTTRVDGVWAIGDATVLTLPNAKPLPKAAVFAQSQAGVVAHGVARHLGYDVPERLFTGEGACYVETGDHQAAKGAGNFLRAPAPSVTLYPPSVAFHEEKVAQESAWLDRWNTRTSPP from the coding sequence ATGAGTAAGACGATTGTCATCCTCGGGGCCGGTGTCGGGGGTCTCACGACCGCCGACAGCCTTCGTCAGCTGCTGCCACCCGAGGATCGGATCATATTGGTGGACAGGAGCTTTGACGGAGTCCTCGGCCTTTCGCTGCTCTGGGTGTTACGGGGCTGGCGCCGGCCCGACGAAGTCCGCTTCCGCGCGAGCCCGACGTCGCTACCCGGCGTCGAGCTGGTCACAGCTACCGTGGGCCGCATCGACGTCGCGACCCGTGCGGTGCATACCAGCAACGGTGTCCTCGGTTACGACGCGTTGGTGATCGCCTTGGGTGCCACGCTCGACGAGGCGGCGGTACCCGGATTGGCGAAGGCACTCCAGGCCGGCGTCGCGGGCCAGTTCTACACGCTTGACGGGGCGATGGAACTGCATACCAAGGTCGACGCGCTGGACCGCGGCCGGATAGCGGTGCTGGTAGCGGCGGTGCCGTTCAAGTGCCCGGCCGCGCCGTTCGAGGCGGCATTCCTCATGGCTGCCCAACTCGGCGACCGCTTCGCGAGCGGCGCCGTACGCATCGACACTTTCACGCCCGATCCGCTGCCGATGCCCGTCGCAGGACCCGAGGTCGGCCAGGCGCTGGTGGCGATGCTCGAGGATCGCGGCATCGGCTTCCACGGCCGCAAGGCCGTCACCGCCGTCGATCCGGCGGACCGAACGCTGCATTTCGGTGATGGCACGACCGAATCGTTCGACCTGCTTGCGGTGGTTCCGCCGCATGTGCCGTCGGCCGCGGCGCGGTCGGCCGGGCTCGGTGAATCGGGGTGGATACCCGTGGACCCGCAGGCGCTGACCACTAGGGTTGACGGCGTGTGGGCTATCGGTGACGCGACTGTGCTTACTTTGCCGAATGCCAAGCCGCTGCCCAAGGCGGCAGTGTTCGCTCAATCCCAGGCTGGAGTCGTGGCTCACGGCGTCGCTCGCCATCTCGGATACGACGTGCCGGAGCGTCTGTTCACCGGCGAGGGTGCTTGCTACGTCGAGACCGGTGATCACCAGGCCGCCAAGGGCGCGGGCAACTTCCTGCGCGCGCCCGCACCTTCGGTGACCTTGTACCCGCCCTCGGTGGCGTTCCACGAAGAGAAAGTTGCCCAAGAAAGCGCCTGGCTGGACCGCTGGAATACGCGAACATCGCCACCGTGA
- a CDS encoding nucleoside phosphorylase: protein MTDDQGRYPLVTPKAFDEPSVFRPANLLREARRQKSLPDKPVPAVCVLDPDGDVVRHLARAGTGYRHPGWACYHTEMWVVEVDGLEIGVVGMAVGAPFAVLVAEQLAVSGAALVVSITSAGRISGNETPPYFVLIERALRDEGTSAHYVAPGEWSYLAAGLKDKLRNAFGQNGIYVVTGSSWTTDAPYRETALAIKEAKRRGIACVEMEAAALYAYAAAAGRNVVCLAHITNTMAVDGDDFEKGSDNGVNVSLAVVSAVATAILGSP, encoded by the coding sequence GTGACCGACGACCAAGGCCGTTACCCGTTGGTCACACCAAAGGCTTTCGACGAGCCATCGGTGTTTCGCCCCGCAAATCTGCTGCGCGAGGCTCGCCGTCAAAAGTCGTTGCCGGACAAGCCCGTTCCGGCGGTCTGCGTTCTGGATCCCGACGGGGACGTGGTACGGCACCTGGCCCGGGCCGGGACCGGATACCGCCACCCGGGTTGGGCCTGCTACCACACCGAGATGTGGGTCGTCGAGGTCGACGGACTCGAAATCGGAGTTGTCGGAATGGCTGTCGGCGCGCCGTTTGCGGTGTTAGTCGCCGAACAGCTGGCCGTATCCGGCGCAGCGTTGGTAGTCAGCATCACGTCCGCGGGACGCATTAGCGGCAACGAGACACCGCCCTATTTCGTGCTCATCGAGCGGGCGCTTCGCGACGAAGGAACCAGCGCGCACTACGTTGCGCCCGGTGAATGGAGCTATCTGGCCGCGGGACTCAAGGACAAACTCCGAAATGCTTTCGGCCAGAACGGTATTTACGTAGTCACAGGAAGCTCCTGGACAACCGATGCACCCTACCGGGAAACGGCGCTGGCCATCAAAGAAGCCAAGCGACGCGGAATCGCATGCGTGGAGATGGAGGCCGCAGCACTGTACGCCTACGCCGCTGCGGCAGGCCGGAACGTCGTCTGCCTGGCGCATATCACCAACACCATGGCCGTTGACGGCGACGACTTCGAAAAGGGCAGCGACAACGGGGTCAACGTTTCGCTCGCGGTGGTCTCTGCCGTCGCGACGGCGATCCTTGGCTCACCGTAG
- a CDS encoding DUF4190 domain-containing protein, translating to MSSLAINGFAIAALAMSALGLLYVSIPLGIVALYQIARRRQQGREFAIAALVISAWWLSSLIAIAVAILLVWLTRPVRQPR from the coding sequence GTGAGCTCGTTGGCGATCAACGGCTTTGCGATCGCGGCGTTGGCGATGAGTGCGCTGGGCCTGCTGTATGTGAGCATTCCCCTCGGAATCGTCGCTCTCTACCAGATCGCCCGCCGCCGGCAGCAGGGTCGTGAATTTGCGATAGCCGCGCTGGTGATCTCCGCATGGTGGCTGTCTTCGCTTATCGCGATTGCCGTCGCAATACTCCTCGTGTGGCTCACGCGGCCCGTTCGCCAACCGCGCTGA